One Mycolicibacterium crocinum DNA window includes the following coding sequences:
- a CDS encoding C40 family peptidase, which yields MTAADVEILSRAHALFAGKSPAATLDAAGGVPMSSADGLPAAYHRVADRHRAELDRAQRVDAEVSAILARAQRDHREARQQTRAVLDAARADTFAAPYSPVAQRELVRRRAARLRAQQAHVLAARRRARRRLLLLRALGYRTRRPRLPAPTSRAALAVRAALSRLGCPYVWGATGPDRFDCSGLVQWAYAQAGVRLDRTTYDQINDGVPVPRSQVRPGDLVFPHAGHVQLAIGNGMVVEAPNAGSVVQISRMGTAVAIRRPL from the coding sequence CGCTGGACGCGGCAGGCGGTGTACCGATGTCGTCGGCCGACGGCTTGCCCGCGGCCTATCACCGCGTGGCGGACCGGCATCGGGCTGAGCTCGACCGCGCCCAGCGCGTGGACGCCGAGGTGTCTGCCATTCTGGCCCGCGCCCAGCGTGATCACCGAGAGGCTCGGCAGCAGACCCGCGCCGTGCTCGACGCCGCCCGCGCCGATACCTTCGCCGCCCCGTACAGCCCAGTTGCCCAGCGAGAGTTGGTGCGGCGCAGAGCAGCTCGGCTGCGGGCTCAGCAGGCCCACGTTCTGGCCGCCCGGCGGCGAGCCCGTCGACGACTCCTACTGCTGCGCGCCTTGGGATATCGCACGCGTCGGCCCCGGTTGCCTGCGCCGACCTCGCGCGCAGCGCTCGCGGTGCGCGCGGCGCTGTCGCGGCTGGGCTGCCCGTACGTGTGGGGTGCAACCGGTCCCGATCGCTTCGACTGTTCGGGCCTGGTGCAGTGGGCGTACGCGCAGGCTGGCGTGCGATTGGATCGCACCACCTACGACCAGATCAACGACGGCGTGCCGGTGCCCCGCTCGCAGGTCCGCCCCGGCGATCTGGTGTTCCCACACGCCGGGCACGTACAGCTGGCGATCGGGAACGGCATGGTGGTGGAGGCGCCGAACGCCGGCTCAGTAGTCCAGATCAGTCGGATGGGGACCGCCGTCGCGATCCGGCGACCGCTCTGA
- a CDS encoding DUF4226 domain-containing protein, producing MAEHVGASADALESARSLLAVRDRELAEADAELAEAVSSAHAAATEAIRKLDAIAAEIEAAVAQQAVTAPVEGREFARFLLAKQREISDIVIAARAESDAKVVVLQQLMGRYRVPSTAT from the coding sequence ATGGCAGAGCACGTCGGAGCGTCGGCCGACGCACTCGAGTCGGCTCGATCCCTGCTCGCCGTCCGCGACCGCGAGCTCGCCGAGGCCGACGCCGAATTGGCCGAGGCGGTGTCCAGCGCGCACGCCGCCGCCACCGAAGCGATCCGCAAGCTCGACGCCATCGCGGCCGAGATCGAAGCGGCCGTTGCCCAGCAAGCCGTCACCGCGCCTGTCGAGGGACGCGAGTTTGCCCGGTTCCTGCTCGCGAAACAACGCGAGATCAGCGACATCGTGATCGCCGCGCGTGCCGAATCAGACGCGAAAGTCGTTGTGCTTCAGCAGCTTATGGGCCGATACCGAGTGCCGTCCACAGCCACCTGA
- a CDS encoding DUF4226 domain-containing protein, producing MASYQDLLDAIARVGTVTGDSRAWLTGLSDADLATITSPVSIVAPSAIDNVVAKIRAQHGSVFDPAAAAQSQTPGEGQAAEAIRTAETSLAHQNSTSAQLDLQVITAVLNAHATHAAGRDALDGLQRDIEAAVATRTDLDTPTGARAFQRYLIDKLRDIKTVVETAGLDATSKAALAAALASLYVGATPETASEPDRKSAEPKATQSSPPEQSVPSEPLAMPADLGPDPFADALLPDDFAAPPGDPAPPAQPLPAPMIPPMTGIPAMGGGSAGGVPAGAAPVPASLDTPTPSRLPSGDNSDLLDEPLPDEQSDAVLPEPDDEGDTAAGEPDAPPADEPTVVNLPDGETVTAPTPQLAAAITAAVGGTPIAEAFRQQGITIPPPGTAVSQPVDAARVLPGDIGILTDRHALALGNGKAVFNNQIQPIASVSGPSFLGWEHPPEPGDETKTQGSAHKEQADQPAPTRPAVTAGPPAIGE from the coding sequence GTGGCGAGCTACCAAGACTTGCTCGACGCGATAGCGCGCGTCGGCACGGTCACCGGTGACAGCCGGGCGTGGCTGACCGGGCTGTCGGATGCGGACCTCGCCACGATCACCAGTCCCGTCAGCATCGTCGCGCCGAGCGCAATCGACAACGTAGTGGCCAAGATTCGGGCCCAGCATGGGTCGGTCTTCGACCCGGCAGCCGCCGCTCAGAGTCAAACACCGGGGGAGGGCCAGGCAGCGGAAGCAATTCGGACCGCAGAAACATCTCTGGCACATCAGAATTCGACAAGTGCGCAACTCGACCTGCAGGTGATCACCGCGGTGCTCAACGCACATGCGACCCATGCTGCGGGCCGCGATGCGCTCGACGGACTGCAGAGAGACATCGAGGCCGCCGTCGCAACCCGCACCGATCTCGACACCCCGACGGGGGCCCGGGCATTCCAGCGCTACCTGATCGACAAGCTCCGCGACATCAAGACCGTTGTCGAGACCGCAGGCCTCGATGCCACGTCCAAGGCCGCGCTGGCGGCGGCGCTGGCCTCGCTGTACGTGGGGGCGACCCCGGAGACCGCCTCGGAACCCGATCGAAAGTCGGCCGAGCCGAAGGCAACTCAGTCCTCGCCACCGGAGCAGTCCGTACCGTCGGAGCCCCTCGCTATGCCAGCCGACCTCGGCCCCGACCCGTTCGCCGACGCTCTGCTGCCCGACGACTTCGCCGCCCCGCCGGGTGATCCGGCGCCCCCCGCCCAGCCGCTGCCCGCGCCGATGATCCCGCCGATGACGGGGATTCCCGCCATGGGCGGCGGGTCCGCCGGCGGTGTGCCGGCCGGGGCCGCGCCGGTGCCGGCCTCGCTCGACACCCCCACACCGTCGCGGTTACCGAGCGGCGACAACTCGGATCTGCTCGACGAACCGTTGCCGGACGAGCAGTCCGACGCGGTGCTGCCCGAGCCCGACGACGAGGGAGACACCGCAGCCGGGGAGCCCGACGCGCCGCCGGCCGACGAACCGACGGTTGTGAATCTGCCGGACGGTGAGACCGTGACCGCACCAACCCCGCAGTTGGCCGCCGCGATCACCGCCGCCGTGGGCGGGACTCCGATCGCCGAGGCCTTCCGTCAGCAGGGCATCACGATTCCCCCGCCGGGCACGGCTGTATCGCAGCCCGTCGACGCCGCGCGGGTGCTGCCCGGCGACATCGGGATACTCACCGACCGGCATGCGCTGGCGCTGGGCAACGGCAAGGCAGTGTTCAACAATCAGATCCAACCCATTGCCAGCGTCAGCGGCCCCAGCTTCCTAGGCTGGGAGCATCCGCCGGAACCAGGTGACGAGACGAAGACACAAGGATCTGCTCACAAAGAGCAGGCCGACCAACCGGCTCCGACCCGGCCGGCGGTGACAGCCGGCCCGCCGGCGATAGGAGAGTGA
- a CDS encoding ESX-1 secretion-associated protein, translating to MAERIHVVPDELRRAARDHQDTAEQLSTVPSRHADILASLDSLGPIFGELRDAGRELLDQRRLCYEQQAAAHAELATNLHHAADVWEQQDTAAAAELGRVAEDGP from the coding sequence ATGGCAGAGCGCATCCACGTGGTGCCCGACGAACTGCGCCGCGCGGCCCGTGACCACCAGGACACCGCCGAGCAGCTCAGCACTGTGCCGTCTCGGCACGCCGACATTTTGGCCAGCCTCGATTCGCTCGGGCCGATCTTCGGCGAGTTGCGCGATGCCGGACGAGAACTCCTGGACCAGCGCCGGCTCTGTTATGAGCAGCAGGCCGCGGCGCATGCCGAACTCGCCACCAACCTGCACCACGCCGCTGATGTCTGGGAACAGCAGGACACTGCTGCCGCCGCGGAGCTCGGCCGCGTCGCCGAGGACGGTCCATGA
- a CDS encoding DUF2694 family protein, whose amino-acid sequence MSEPDPEFDATHPSGHILFRSCRGGYLHSVALAEPAMDADAQTLARAILLTADVSYLKALMQVRAEIIAAGHTPSDDVAGRRDLELATEALAQHRLRPHET is encoded by the coding sequence ATGAGCGAACCCGATCCTGAGTTCGACGCGACCCACCCCAGCGGGCACATCCTGTTCCGGTCCTGCCGGGGCGGATATCTGCACAGCGTGGCGTTGGCCGAGCCGGCAATGGACGCCGATGCACAGACGTTGGCGCGCGCGATCCTGCTGACTGCCGACGTGTCGTACCTGAAGGCCTTGATGCAGGTGCGCGCGGAGATCATCGCAGCAGGCCATACCCCGTCGGATGACGTTGCGGGCCGCCGCGATCTCGAACTGGCCACCGAGGCACTGGCGCAGCATCGGCTGCGGCCGCACGAAACCTGA
- the lipE gene encoding lipase LipE, with protein sequence MSYSPAREGRIRLPTDFDAVTDIGAEDHSEISAATADRIWHSVRHWYAAGMHPAIQLCLRHNGRVVLNRAIGHGWGNGPADPPGADKVPVSVETPFCVYSAAKAISTTVVHMLVERGEFSLDDRVCDYLPNYTSHGKDRTTIRHVITHSAGVPFATGPRPDLKRMNESDYAREKLGELKPIHRPGLMHIYHGLTWGPLVREIVSAATGRNIRDILAEEILDPLGFRWTNYGVAEEDVPLVAPSHVTGKPLPAPLAKAFRTAVGGTPQQIIPFSNTPLFLTGVIPSSSTVSNADELSRFAEILCRGGELDGVRVMRPETLRAATAEARRLRPDIATGLAPIRWGTGYMLGSTRFGPFGRNAPGAFGHTGLTNIAVWADPQRRLSVGLISSGKPGQHREAGRYTEVLDRINAEIPRTGG encoded by the coding sequence GTGAGCTACTCCCCCGCCCGCGAGGGACGGATCCGCCTTCCGACCGACTTCGACGCCGTCACCGACATCGGCGCCGAGGACCACTCCGAGATCTCTGCAGCGACCGCCGACCGGATCTGGCACTCGGTGCGGCACTGGTACGCGGCGGGCATGCACCCCGCCATTCAGCTGTGCCTGCGGCACAACGGAAGAGTGGTGCTCAATCGCGCGATCGGCCACGGCTGGGGCAACGGTCCCGCCGACCCACCCGGCGCCGACAAGGTGCCGGTGAGCGTCGAGACCCCGTTCTGTGTGTATTCCGCGGCCAAGGCGATCAGCACGACGGTTGTGCACATGCTCGTCGAGCGCGGTGAATTTTCCCTCGACGACCGGGTCTGTGATTACCTGCCGAACTACACCAGCCACGGCAAGGATCGCACCACCATCCGCCACGTGATCACCCATAGCGCCGGTGTGCCCTTCGCCACCGGCCCGCGCCCAGATCTCAAGCGGATGAACGAAAGTGATTACGCGCGCGAGAAACTCGGCGAGCTCAAGCCCATCCACCGACCCGGATTGATGCACATCTATCACGGTCTCACCTGGGGACCGTTGGTCCGTGAGATCGTGTCCGCGGCCACCGGCCGCAACATCCGCGACATCCTCGCCGAGGAGATCCTGGATCCGCTGGGTTTCCGGTGGACCAATTACGGCGTGGCCGAAGAGGATGTCCCGCTGGTCGCGCCGAGCCACGTGACGGGTAAGCCGCTGCCGGCGCCGCTCGCAAAAGCGTTTCGCACCGCGGTCGGTGGCACGCCACAACAGATCATCCCGTTCTCCAACACGCCGCTCTTCCTCACCGGGGTCATCCCGTCGTCCAGCACCGTCTCCAACGCCGACGAACTGTCCCGCTTCGCCGAAATACTCTGCCGCGGCGGCGAACTCGACGGTGTCCGGGTCATGCGACCGGAGACCTTGCGTGCGGCGACGGCAGAGGCGCGGCGGCTACGACCGGACATCGCGACCGGACTGGCGCCGATTCGCTGGGGCACCGGGTACATGCTGGGGTCCACTCGATTCGGGCCGTTCGGGCGTAACGCGCCTGGCGCTTTCGGTCACACCGGTCTGACGAACATCGCGGTCTGGGCAGATCCGCAGCGGCGGCTGTCGGTCGGGCTGATCAGCAGCGGCAAGCCCGGGCAGCACCGCGAGGCGGGCCGCTACACCGAGGTGCTGGACCGCATCAACGCCGAGATTCCGCGTACCGGCGGGTGA
- a CDS encoding peroxynitrite isomerase, translated as MPELHPDVAVLAPLLGTWTGDGTGEYPTIETFGYREEIAIGHVGKPFLTYAQRTRAVDDGRPLHAETGYLRVPSPGRIELVVAHPTGVTEIDEGTLTADDNGLTFDVDSTSIGLTASAKSITALSRSFRIAGDELTYSVRMAAVGVPLTHHLAATLRRQQG; from the coding sequence GTGCCCGAACTTCATCCCGACGTCGCGGTCCTGGCACCCCTACTGGGCACCTGGACCGGAGACGGCACCGGCGAGTATCCGACCATCGAGACTTTCGGCTACCGCGAGGAGATCGCGATCGGGCATGTCGGCAAGCCCTTCCTGACCTACGCACAACGAACCCGCGCTGTCGACGACGGCCGTCCCCTGCACGCCGAGACCGGCTACCTGCGGGTGCCGTCACCCGGGCGGATCGAGTTGGTGGTCGCGCACCCCACCGGCGTCACCGAGATCGATGAGGGCACCCTGACGGCCGACGACAACGGCCTGACCTTCGACGTCGACTCGACGTCGATCGGACTGACCGCATCGGCGAAAAGCATTACCGCCCTGAGTCGATCCTTCCGGATCGCGGGGGACGAGCTGACCTACAGCGTGCGGATGGCCGCCGTCGGCGTTCCGCTCACCCACCATCTGGCCGCGACCCTGCGCAGGCAGCAGGGGTGA
- a CDS encoding VOC family protein codes for MAIDLLAKNIEVGLVTTNLGPMVEFYENFLGLPFTGDLDFPGGTMKRYALGDNVLKLITLDEPPAAPATPGGGPAAAGIRYYTVVVANTTKAAEQVKAAGYEIAQELAEFTAVPGMGWMFVADPDGNWVELVGPM; via the coding sequence ATGGCCATCGATCTGCTCGCCAAGAACATCGAAGTCGGTTTGGTCACCACCAACCTCGGTCCGATGGTCGAGTTCTACGAGAACTTCCTCGGCCTGCCCTTCACCGGCGATCTGGACTTCCCCGGCGGCACCATGAAGCGCTATGCCCTCGGTGACAACGTGCTCAAGCTGATCACCCTCGACGAGCCGCCGGCCGCACCCGCGACGCCGGGCGGCGGGCCCGCCGCGGCCGGCATCCGCTACTACACCGTGGTCGTGGCCAACACCACGAAAGCCGCCGAGCAGGTGAAGGCGGCGGGATACGAGATCGCACAGGAACTCGCCGAGTTCACGGCGGTCCCCGGAATGGGCTGGATGTTCGTCGCCGATCCGGACGGCAATTGGGTCGAACTCGTCGGCCCGATGTAA
- a CDS encoding VOC family protein, with product MAVELLAPSVEIGLVTTNLAPMVEFYETFLGLPFQLDLDFPGGTMKRYLIGDNTLKLVTYDEAPPATLTPGGGRAQTGVRYISLVVKNVTEAAEQVSAAGYEIVEPLTEFTALPGIGWFFVADPDGNWVELAGPM from the coding sequence ATGGCCGTCGAGCTGCTCGCCCCCAGCGTCGAAATCGGTCTGGTGACCACCAATCTGGCGCCGATGGTCGAGTTCTACGAGACGTTCCTCGGGCTGCCGTTCCAACTCGACCTCGACTTCCCCGGCGGCACCATGAAGCGCTACCTGATCGGCGACAACACCCTCAAGCTGGTGACCTACGACGAGGCGCCACCCGCGACGTTGACGCCCGGCGGCGGGCGGGCGCAGACCGGCGTTCGCTATATCTCGCTGGTGGTCAAGAACGTGACCGAGGCGGCCGAGCAGGTCAGCGCTGCCGGATACGAGATCGTCGAGCCGCTCACGGAATTCACCGCCCTGCCCGGCATCGGATGGTTTTTCGTGGCCGACCCCGACGGCAACTGGGTGGAACTCGCCGGCCCGATGTGA
- a CDS encoding class I SAM-dependent methyltransferase — translation MATHGRNLNDLVTRFWSVAAPLYDHPGLQQWVYRPAQDEVIDELRAHGARRIADIACGTGILAARIADELHPDEVYGVDMSDGMLKQARARAPQVQWRKGPAEQLPFDDGALDAVVSTSAFHFFDQPAAMKEFHRVLRPGGLAAVATISPPQLPLLGQLTNSPTSAAHNPSAQEMRALFTDAGFTISDQHRVHRPLWTKAVFDLITIGTKP, via the coding sequence ATGGCGACACACGGTCGCAATCTCAACGACCTGGTGACACGGTTCTGGTCCGTCGCCGCGCCGCTCTATGACCACCCTGGTCTGCAGCAGTGGGTGTACCGGCCTGCGCAAGACGAGGTGATCGACGAGCTGCGCGCCCACGGCGCCCGCCGCATCGCTGATATCGCTTGCGGCACAGGCATTCTCGCTGCCCGAATAGCAGACGAGCTGCACCCCGACGAGGTCTACGGGGTGGACATGTCCGACGGCATGCTCAAACAGGCCCGGGCGCGGGCCCCGCAAGTGCAGTGGCGCAAGGGTCCGGCCGAACAGCTGCCCTTCGACGACGGGGCGCTCGACGCCGTCGTGTCGACGTCAGCGTTCCACTTCTTCGACCAGCCGGCGGCGATGAAGGAGTTCCACCGGGTGCTGCGGCCCGGCGGTCTGGCCGCGGTCGCGACGATCAGCCCACCCCAGCTTCCGCTGCTGGGGCAGTTGACGAACTCGCCCACCAGTGCCGCACACAACCCGTCGGCTCAGGAGATGCGCGCGCTGTTCACCGATGCCGGCTTCACGATCAGCGACCAGCACCGGGTGCACCGGCCGCTGTGGACCAAGGCCGTGTTCGACCTGATCACGATCGGGACCAAGCCCTGA
- a CDS encoding STAS domain-containing protein gives MSLATTAAPLAVTRPGRDHTDRGEFRARELSATTLLIAAVGEVDASNSGDMLGYVEHNVTGYQQLVIDLSRLTFFGTDGFSALHTINVRCSRRGIDWVLVPGPEVARVLRVCDSEGLLTTAGNIVSAVAALARGPHTHLKLAK, from the coding sequence ATGTCTTTAGCCACCACCGCGGCACCCTTGGCTGTCACCCGCCCGGGCCGCGACCATACCGATCGTGGAGAGTTCCGGGCCAGAGAACTCAGCGCGACCACCCTGCTCATCGCCGCTGTCGGCGAGGTCGATGCCTCCAACTCCGGTGACATGCTCGGCTATGTCGAGCACAACGTCACCGGATACCAGCAGCTCGTCATCGACCTGTCGCGACTCACCTTCTTCGGAACCGATGGGTTCTCGGCGCTGCACACCATCAACGTGCGGTGCTCGCGACGCGGGATCGACTGGGTGCTGGTTCCCGGGCCCGAGGTCGCCCGCGTGCTGCGGGTCTGCGATTCGGAAGGGCTGCTGACCACGGCGGGAAACATCGTCTCGGCGGTGGCCGCACTCGCCCGCGGTCCCCACACCCATCTGAAGCTCGCGAAGTAG